From the genome of Microtus pennsylvanicus isolate mMicPen1 chromosome 17, mMicPen1.hap1, whole genome shotgun sequence:
CTAAACATCCCCAAATAGCATCACCAAATGGGGATGGAGTATTCAGCTGCCAAAGCCTACCAGGGACGTTTCTCATTCGAACCACTACACTGCCCAAGCCTGGCATTCTCTGGAACCCGCAGTGGAAGAACTGGCCCCACAAAAAGTCGTTTCCTGATGGCTACATGTGAGCTGTGGCAGACATCCCCATATTTACCCAcaataatagattttaaaaattacaacagCAGAACAAACAGCTTGAAGCAAGTAAATGTAGTTGGTGTTGTAAGGCTACCTAGTAGATGCATTCATTGAACTGGCTAGGTTGTCCAGTAGCCATGCAAGGTTCAGTGGGCAGCTGTGACCCATGGCAAATGGCAGAGTGAGCACAAAGCCACGTCTGAGGCCAGAAGTTGCCAAAGTTAACaatgggtgggtgagtgagtggtTTGGGGAAGTTTTGAAGCAAGTGTGTGTGCTTCCCAGCCCCTTCCAAGACTGCACATCTCTCTTGTCGCAGCCGAGAACCCTACAGAAATAAGCACAGGTAAGAGTGACTGAGACCTTTATTCCAGTGTGACTGAAAGGCCCGGGTCCCATCATGAGTGGGCAGCTAAGTTAGGAAATAACTGGCAATTAACCATCAGTTAACCCAGCTAACAGGAGGAAACGGCCCAAATTGTACCCAGTCTGAAAAGTAACAAAAAGGAGAGGAAATAGGAAAGACCCACTAGGtatcacagaaatctgttttctgtGTTCGGTCCTTCCTGCTTCCACTATAAGGGGTAAGGCTTCATTCCACAGCCTTCCCCGTTCTGTGCCCAGCACTGGAAAGCGCAGGAGACAAAGGGGATAGATACTGCAGAGACCTTGATCTGTCAGGATAAAGAGGCCAAGACAAGAGAGAACCCAGAGGTAATCGGGTATGCAAGGAAGAGCAGGTGCAAGCTGTGGCCTCGGATGTTTCAGGTCTGAGAGCCAGATGTGCAGATGTGTACTGGCCATGTGAGGAAAAGGCAGAGGGTAGGACTGGAGGGGTGACCTGACCCTACACCATCACACGGAATGGCAGGGACCCCAGAGTCTAACCTGCTCAGTTGACAATGACAGAAGTTATGcaatggatgggggtggggggagggaaggttATGTCAACAGTAAAGCCACCTCCTGGTCACTAAGATTCAGGACTGCATACAGAGGACCCTTAGTCTTTGGTTTAGGGACAGGAAACAGGGATCCTCCCTATTGGGGACAAGAGAAAGTCGTGGCGGAGGGAAGGACAGGTGCTCTGAGGACAATGGTCAGCACTACAAATATGAGAGCTACAGAAGCCCCTTCAGGTAGCCCTTTTGCCTTGAGATCATTGGCTCATGGGACTTGGGAATGGCAGTAGGGGATAGCTTCCTAAAGGCCAACAGATGTCTCCTTTTGGTGGCCTTAGGAATATCTAGTAGAGGTGGTAACCAAGCAGTATGTGTGAGCCAAAGACTGTGGCAGCCAAGGGCCATGGTTATTCTAAACCAAGCATAGGAGATAAGTTGAGTCGGGGCCAGGAGCACGTGCAACAAATGAccgagacaactggctacctgcccttcttcctcccagcattcagtccagtcctctctgcctacctaaattctgccctatcaggccaaggcggtctctttattcattaaccaatacaagcaacacatgcACAGTGAAGTGGCTCCTAGTGCATCCTCAGCAGGCTTCCAGGCAAGTGTGTCAGCCTCCAGTAACCCCTCCTGTGACTTCAGAGATGGAGGAGAGGTTACCAGTTCTAAGACCCTAGGCTGGAAGGCCCAGACTCTGAGCTTGGAAGCCGGTCATCCTTCACTCCACTTGCTCCAAGGAGAGCCTGTCTTGGGGAAAGTGAGTTGTCAGGTGGACTACAGAACAGACGTGACAATAAAGCCCTCAGTCCTTCACCCACTTTGTAGCTGTGCTGCCAGGACTGAGTAGGCGGAAACCAAGGCCCATGGTTGGTCATGTAGCCAGAGAGAGCATGAGGGACAGGGCTCGGGTGCTCACCTCATTCTCAGCCAGGGCCTGCTTAGCTAAGTAGTATTCCCGCTTCACCTTGATCTCCACAGACTCTGGGATGTCAGGAACCAGGAGATCCAGAAGACGGCCAATGGAGAACACCACGTGCTGGCGGGAGAAGCCCCACCCCAACCTTGGTAAAACAAAAGCCCAGACTAGCCTTCAGGAGACCAGGCAGGATCCCCAGGTGAGTGCAACTGCTGGACCAACAGAGGCCTAGACCACAGAGACCAGGCTGTACAGCCCCTCAGAGTTCCCCATGGCACCTTGCGATCCTCAAAAGTATGAGCCAGGGACAGAGGCGAGCAAGGGAAAACAAGATGCATAGAATTTTGACGGGCTGGGAAAACAGAATGGGGGTTCTTTAGGCCTTACTGATCTTTCCCATGCCACAGGCTTAGGTTAGACAAAACCAGtaaggggccagcaagatgggaGTCATTGAAAGAACTTTCAGATATCTTGGATACCTCAAACACGATGACAAAGGCCAGGCGGATGGCCAGGAGAGTCCAGTACGTCTGGGAATAGTGTCCATCATTGTCCCTGAAAGCCCGGTACCTGCAGGAGACACAAGACTCAGGGTAGCACTTTTGAGTTGAGCTCTAGCTGGCAAATGGTCCGTCTAGAATCAGCctttccatttccccttctctgcctccttggtgctgCCCACAGACCAGCTTTCTATCAATGGTCCTTGTAACAGGAATTACCCCCAAACAGGGACTCGGATAGTATCTTCAGCTGGTGAGGTTCTGAATGGGTGGGCAGGAAAGCTAAGCTGCAAATGTTTTTAATAGATGTAACAGCCCAATGAGGCTTCTACAAAGGATATCTATCTTCTTACACCCAGAAGACGTAATCTCGACAAGTCAGCAGCTGCTCTATTCCCTTAccacatggcttttttttcttttctttttttttctttttttggtgggcAGAGTGTTTTTTCGAgagtgtttcactgtgtagtgtctctggctgtcctggaactcaccctgtagaccaagctggcctcgaactcagagatccgtcagCCTCtccctccaaagtgctgggattaaggcgtttGCCACTATGCCCAACCTGATGCCCTGTTCTGATCTTTCTCTGTGGGCAATGTACTCATGTTgtacacaggaaaacacacacataaaagtataTTTTGAGATTGGGGAtcttgctcagtggtagagtgcttgcctagcaagtgcaagACTCTGGGTTATCctcagctcaaaaaaaaaaatttaaaaaccatgaaGAACTGATCAgtcatggtagcacatgcctgtaatcccagcactcatgaagctgaggctggaggatcactgcaagtttgaAGCTaccctggtctgcatagtgaattccagggcaaTCAGGAGCTAAATaccaaaactctgtctcaaataaataacaacaaaagcctgAACCTGCCTACCTACCCATCACACATCCTTCCTGAAGAAACTACTTAAAAGATGTACTTCaagggggctgggaagatggttcaacagttaagagcactgactgctcttccagaggtcctgagttcaattcccagcaaccacctggtggctcacaaccatctctagttgggatttgatgccctctcctggaataaaggtgtgcatgcaaacagaatactcatatacataaataaataaatatttaaaaaaataaaatggccaggcgatggtggcgcatgcctttaatcccagcactcaggaggcagaggcaggcagatctctgcgagttcgagaccagcctggtctacagagctagttccaggacaggctccaaagccacagagaaacgctgactcgaaaaaccaaaaaaaaaaacaaaaaatacaatgtACTTCAGTAGGAAGAGAAAGATGCTCAGAGGGAAGACATCTACCTAAGAAGCAGCTACAGGACCAGCGAGCTGGCTCAGTAGGACGTTACCGGCCATCAAGCCATCATGACCATAGTTCCATTCCCAGGTCCCACATGGGACGAGAGAACCAGCTTGTACAACACAACAACCAACAGAGTCAGGAAGATACACCATTAAATCTGATAGTGTTCTAGAATAGtattttaaggtatgttactTTTGCATACACtctgaaacatttatttaatgatgcaaaaatgtgtttgGTTAAATAAAATTCCCCTGCAGCCAGGAGACTGAGCCAGCAAGTAGCTGACAGGAAGTTCTAGCGAGGAACCAGGTggagaagggttttgtttttgttttgttttgtttttgccaggCAAGCAGTGGTGGAATGCaaatttaatcccagcgcttggaaggcagagacaggcaggtctctgtgagtttgaggccaacctgatttaCAGAGCGCGAGTTCTAGGTCaggctttaaaacaaaacaaaaaataaaaactacatagagaagccctgtctcgaaaaaataaataaataaataaataaataaataaataaataaataaataaataaataaataaataaataaataaataaaaaatcttaatttttaagagttcgaggccatccttaGATACATGAGAGACCaacccaagaaacaaacaaaagagcactACATCTTGGGGGTAAGTgggggcatgggggggggggggaggatgaaTCTCAACAACCTAGAAAGCGAATCCTGCACTTTCCCCGCTGCCCGATCACCTGCAAGTGCGGTTGTGTGCAGCGGCGAAGGTGGACGGCGCGCGCGCAAGCGTGAAGTTGAGGAATCCACGCAGGTCGGGGGCGCGCGTCCAGCGGTAGTAAGCACGCGGCAGGAAGTCCGAGGAGAAGGCCAGCAGGAAGGCCTGCGGGGAGGGGGTGAGCACAGGGTCAGCAGCACCAGCCCCACCCGCCCCACCCGCCCGCCACCGCCACTGCCACCGCAGCACTCTGCAGGCAGCCCGGGCGCTCACGTTGCTGATGACGGCGAGGTGTGTGAGGCCGGCTAGAATGTGGAACCAAATGCCGATGTCCTGGGCGCGTTCGGCCACGGGGCGCCGGTACTCGCACACGAACTTGCGCGCGTCCAGGCGAATCTCCACCCAGTTGTTGAGCAGGGCAAAAAGCGGCGCCAGCGGGCAGGCGGCCACAAAGATGGTGACGAATCCGAACTGCAGCACTGCGGGACAGGAGTAGCCGCGGGCTGGAGCTGGTAAACCTCTCAGACCACCCCAGGCGGGAATGGGGAAGGGATGCCCAGCTTGCCCACCAAAGCACCAAGCAGTTGATTTCACCCTATTTTCCTCCGCTCCTGTTGTATTCAGAGCAAGGACCACTGCCCACCTTCCTGACTGGTCCCTGGGAGCCCTGATCCGCACTGCTCTGATATTGGTGCTCCTTGACAGCCTCGGCCACCCAGTACACCTGAAGTCAGGGACTCCTAATGGCAGGAAGAAGAGCAAAACCTGCCTCTGGCTTTAGGATTgtcctcccttttttctccaaGGGCAGCATGGGTCTTCTATAAAATTGCTAGGGAGGTCTTCAGATGCCATTGTGGAGGGTGTGTGGATACATAATATCAACCTGCTCCCCCTAACCCACCCTGATTTTATCCACAGAAAGAGCCTGCAACTGTTACTGCTTATGCTTTGGTTGCCAGGCAACTCAGTCACGTGTTCTGCTGAGCCGCTGTGCTCACTAAGTTATGACTGGGCCAGATCTCCCTTGTATTAGTCAGGCAAAACCCCGCCCTCAAAACCATTACACCCCTCAAGCTGTGGGTATGGGCCACTACTTGACTGTTAACACCTGAGGGAACAGCTGGAGGAAATTAGTCCTCTAGGCTGGCATGGCCCCGGGTGTACCTATCTTCCCACCTGGAGAATCTTGGCTCTACCCCAGGACCTGCTTTTCCTAATACACAGCGTCAACTCCCAGGCATCCCCCAAactccccctctcccacccccaaccccgCCCCAGCTCTGCTGCCCAAGCAGCTCTTCTCCAGGTATCTAGAGGCCCTGGGCCCTTGTGTGCCCTCACCTCCCAATGACACATTGCATTTCAGGGTAGGCCAGGGGCAGCAAAGCTGTATTGTGGGTCTTACCCATTTCCAGGTACTCGTGGAACAGCCCCTCACAAGGCAGCAGCTGGTAGTCAGCCTCCCAAGGTGCTGGGTGGGTCCCCATGCCAGCCTTCCTTCTCCTGGAGTACCACCTCTGCCAGCAGCCCCTCAGCTTTCTGCAGGTAGGAAGCAGAAGATGGCCTGGCTGTTCCCGTGCAGCTGATGGCTGAACTCGTCAGAGAGGACACACACCCTGGATGGGCCGTTGTTCTCAGGCGAGGCTGGGCGGGACAGCAGTCTGGTCTGAAGTTCTTGCGAATCAGACTCCTCCAAGGCCCCTGGCCCCGTGATGTAATTTGCCCTCCTGGCTGCCTGCTGTTTCCTCAAGAAAGGAACCCCCCAGCTCCCTGGAACCTTTGGAGGGTGGAGCCATGGCAGGGCTAGGAAGGAACTACTGAGGGTAGCAGCTGAGTCCCatggaagcagaggccatggggacTTAGGTATGTTGGCTTCATCATACTGGGGCCACATACTGGCAGCATTACATCTCGGAGGCAAGTATCAGTCCTGTGTGGATGTGGCTCTGTCAGAGATTGTGAGGTGTCATGCATGGAACACATAGGTTGCTTATCAGATTGTATGGGGGTGCTCCTGATACAATTGCATCCCTATACAGTTATCAGATTGTATGTATTGGCTTCCTCACACGACCTGCACCTGCCAGACACTGAGCATGACCCTGGACTTCCTCGTCCCACTGAATACCAGAGAAGTCAGGATGCTTCCAGGGACTGACTGCCATGGTTGCAGCGTCAGGGTGAACCCTGCCTTTTGCAGGTGGTAGTGGGCATCTGGGTTGGTGTGGCCTCGGGTAGGAAACTGTCCCTGGGCAGACATTTTGGAGGACTCCAGTCTGTGAGGGAGGCCACAGTTCCACAGTGGGACAGGAATGGGGAACTGGTCCCTAACAAGGGAACCTGAAACAGGCATATAAGTCTAGGAGTCAGGCCTGAGGCTCTAGCTTCCCCTTGCTTATCCTTCTCCTGCTGGTTGCTGTTAATAGGAAGTGTGTGCTGGCCTGCGTGGCCTCCCACTGAGCACTCCCCTGACAGAGCTCCCCAACACCCCAGTCAGAACAACGGATGGGAGAGACTGTCATGAAGCTCACACTATGACATGGAGGTCCTGGGATGACTGGTCCTGCCTTCCCCTTTAGTCTCCTAGCACCCGAGAAACTGCAGGACAAGGTGAAGGTGACTTACGGGACAAGGACCTCCTGCACATTGTTGATGACCTGCTTGCCCACCATGATGACCAGGAGCTCCTGTGCCAACTCAATGAGGCACCCTCCAGCCGCACACTGCAACAGCACAACCTCAGGTGAGCTGGGGGCAGGACCAGGCTCACACACTCATCCAGCTTCCTTTTTGCCTCAAAGGTGGCTTCTGTACCCCCACCTCCCATAGGACATGCCTGGAGCACCTTGAGAACTGCAGAGATCAGCCCTTCCCACCCCACTTCAGTTATGTATGGGAGCAACCGCTGGGCAGCTGTAGTTAGTGCCCGATAGCTCCTCAGCCAACTGCAGCCACAGCTCCAGGGAAGACCCAAGATGTGGTCAGTAAACAATCAGACCCCAGGAGCTTCTAGGAATGCATGCCGTGCCTGGGAGCCTCAGTCACACTGGGGTGTCATCCTCTCCAGGTGGGAAATCCTTAAGAACCAGTCAGTGCTGGGGGCAGCACCTGGGTCCAGCCATTCTTGAGCCGCAGAGTCTTGAATGATTTCAGTGCAAGACCACGTGGTAGCCCTTTCCCCACCGACACCAGTCTGAATTAGGCATCTCCCCAAGAGCTGGGAGGTACCTCACATTGCACAGCAGCCACAGGCATGCTCCCGAGGTAGGGGCCTGGTTGttctgcctctccccacacaATTCCCTACCCTTAATGCAAAGGTGGACAGCGCCCCTCAAGGAGCTGAGCCGCCTTGAAGTAAGAGAAGACAATGGCCCAGGCCCTGGGAAGATTTCTGTTCTCCCTCCTCTAAAAAGAGAAGGGTTTTTCAGATCCGGTGCTCAGTAAGGGTGGCGGAACCCCATGTCCCCATCTCCAGTTCCACAGTCACCAGTGGGCAGCTCCAGATGTACCCACCACCCTGCCGGTACCTCTGCTTAATCCTGCTCAGCCCTCAGCTAACAAGGCTGGAAGTGTAGAGACAATTTTGGGGGGAGTCTGGGCAATATAGGGTTCATTTCTTACTCCTTTTTTGGTATTTATGCTTTGGTGTCTTGTGGCTCTGTCACCTCCAGAGGAACCCACCTGCGATCCTCTGCAAAGGCCACCACACATCTGAGAAGCCAGGCGCTCCTGATTCCCAGAGTTCCCAGGTCCCAAAGACAAGCAGAGCATACTAGGGCTAGTGGAGGATGGCAGCCCTGGGAGAACCCCAGATAGTGAGGCTGTGGGGTACTGGCCTCAGCAGTGCTGTGACTCATGGGGGGTTTGTATGCCTCTAGGGTGTGTGTTAGGTTGAAGCAGAGAAGGCCTAAGACCCATGGGGTGAGCATTCTCTAGACCGTGGTTGCCGATCAGGACCTGGGGCTGATGTGCGAAGAGTCGTGGTCCTGGGAAGCAGCTGTAAGTCTGGCCACTGGCTCGGACAGTGGTGGGAGGTGGGCAAAGGGACTGCATCAAATGAAGGCCTCGGTGGGTACAAAGGGTGCCTAGCCCCCATTCCCTGGCTAGGTGTGTCCTCGGCACTCACCTCTTCGTTTCGGACTCCAAACAAGGTGTGGTAGTTGCCTGGGTATCCCACAAACCTAGCAGGGTCCAAGTTGTGAGGCTGTGAGGGACTAGATTCTGAGTGTcacctttctctctcccaccctgaGGCCTGGCCTGGGAGAAGCACAGACTTGTCCTGAACCACGCCCCTCACCCATCATCCCCCCCCTGAGCACACCAGACAGAGTGGAGCAAAGCTGAGCCAGGGAGAGGTGACAAGTTGAGAGGGTGACcccccacctgcccaggggagAGGTGACAAGTTGAGAGGGTGACcccccacctgcccaggggagAGGTGACAAGTCAGGAGGGTGACCCCCTGCCTGCCCAGGGGAGAGGTGACAAGTCAGGAGGGTGACCCCCCGCCTGCCCAGGGGAGAGGTGACAAGTTGAGAGGGTGACcccccacctgcccaggggagAGGTGACAAGTCAGGAGGGTGACCCCCCGCCTGCCCAGGGGAGAGGTGACAAGTCAGGAGGGTGACCCCCTGCCTGCCCAGGGGAGAGGTGACAAGTCAGGAGGGTGACCCCTACCTGCCCTTGAAGAAGGCAATGTACACCGGCGAGGCGTAGAAGTTGACAAACTGGAAGATGAACACCTTGAGGGTGAAGGCATCCTCGAATGCGGTCTGCGTCCGGTGCATCTCTGCAGATGAGGCTTGCACTCAGTTACCCAGGTATACTGGCCCCTTCCCGTGAGACCACACCACCATCCAGGGTGAGGAAGAAGCCATGTTGTCCAGATATGTTAAATTTATTAAAGGAGGGATCAACATACAGCAGTCCTACATTTCTAACTTCTAAATTTTCCTAAGACATGTTGATTAAAGCAGTGGTAAATCTTGATTGTCTGCTTGCTTAAATTAGATGATTAAAGCAGGCCTGTTGGTCTTTCTGTGAGGTTGTTTCCAGAGAGTATTAGCTCATGAGGATTATGACCTTATCAGTGGATCAATATTATTAATCACATGGATTAATAATATACTGACAATATTTGGGAGTTGGAGCCTGCATGGAAAAAGGTGTTCTGGGATCTGTATGCCACCTGATCCTGTCCTGTATTCCCCTCCTTGCTTCGTGGGAATCACACCCTCTCTGTTGTGAGGGACTgtcacctctgaaactgtgatcaGGAATACGGAATTCCTCCCTTAATTCATTCTGTCTGGTATTTTGGTCACAGTGGCAAAAAAGATAACTAATACAATTAGAAATACCTGAAATAGTTGATCAAAAAAACTCCAGAACACTAAAACCAAACATTTGCGTCTTCATTAAAATAGCGTGTacaggaccagtgagatggctcagtgaacgaaggtgcttgccgccaagcctgatgacccgagttcctTCCCCAGAGAGAACTAACCCTCACCAGTGTGCCATAGCACACACAAGCCAtgacacatgagcacacatacacatgcattaaataaatgtaatcatTTTTAAAGTGTATATAGATAAGGTTGGGGTTGGGGGGAGTGTCCAAAGACAGAATAGTTTCTGGTCAAGGTTGAAGGCTGAATTATAAGTGCAAAAAAATTGCCAAgaccaccaggcagtggtggcacacaccttgaatttcagcactcaggaggcagaggcaggcagatctctataagttcaagaccagcctggtctatctacagagtaagttccaggacaggctccaaagctacagagaaaccgtcttgaaaaacaaaaatttgctaAGACCAGTGTGGAAACGTAAAAGGTCATTTGGAGGAAAAAAGGACCCAAAGTCCCACAATTGTGGGAACACCTACACCAGCTCCTATTCCCCTACTCATTCTCCTTGGGACACTGCTAAACCACTCTCCTGGCACCTACCTGGGAACATCCCATAATACTGTATTCCCTTTCCGACCATGATCACTGTGCCCTGAGTTTGCTTTGTCCCCTCCCCTCAGGGCCTTGGCCAGGGCTGGTTTAGTCAAGGTCTTGTGGGATGAGTAGTTAGGCCTCTTAGCGTTCTTAGAGAAAGTTGAAGACAGGAACAGAAGTAAAagtggagaagcagaggcagggggagaggCATCTAGCTCCTagggacagagacaagaggatgtGCAGACACTTGGTAACCATTTGGAGTGGCTTGAGCTGGTCCACCTGATGGAGGTCCTAGTCCTTGTTCTAGAGGCTCTTGCCTCACTGTGAGAACTCCACAAGCTTGAGGGATCTGGGAGGACGGAAGAAACAAGGCCCCGGCTGAGTGCTCTTGACCTTCCTCTCCCTGCTAGTGTCCTGTAAGGAGCTCCCTGGGAGACGGCTCAGACACCTTTTTGGGGATGTGGGTGCATGGTAGTTGGTCTGTGTTTGTATTGCTTTGGTCAGCACTCACCCCATCTTGTTAGGACCTGGGCCAGGACCACATAGACCTTGGAGAGGATGACGATGAAGACAAGGTTCACCACCGACCCTGTGAGGCTGGCGATTCGTGGAGCCTGATAGGGAACAGGTGATCAGGGAACAGGCAGAGGAGCACGGTCAGAAGCCCCCAGAACAGGCAGCGGAGACTCACCCAGGCCGAAAGGAAGGCATTTTCTGACTTGGACACGACGACAGCCAAGATGGCCCGGTACAGGATGATAGACACAAGGCACATAATCACCACGGCCACCTGCAGGGCCGGGAAAGTCCTGAGCCCCCTGCTGTAGACCCGGTACCCACACCCTCAGGCCTCTGGGTCCACAGCAGCCCCACGGGTTCCTTTTCCAGGGGCTCCCATCTGCAGCCTGGCCATGTCCCCTGTCAGGTTAGGATACCAGGTAGTTTCTGTATGTTGTCCACTTCCTTACAGCCCTAAATTGGGTTCCATACCCGGAGAGGGCTGGGGTCCTTTAAAGCAGCCTTTGGCTAGAGGGTACCAAACTGATTAGTGTGCCCCATGCTCATTTTTGGGTGCCACACATGGTGAAGCCCTTCCAGAACCCCTCGTGGTACATACATATCCTTTGCGAGAGCGCATCCCTTGGCCCTGGGCTCCGGCCCTTCCCTGAGGCACAGAGTCTTTCCGGAGGACAGTGAGAATCTTATGTTTGTAGGAGCACTCAGGCCGGGCAGAGGGGAATGCGGGGTGGCAGGGTCCCCTCACCATCATCAGGAGGACCACAGAGCCAGCCAGCATGCGGTGAACACGGCGCTTCTCAGGAAAGTAGGGCTCATCTTCCCCAGTGATGGGGTTCAGGGCTGTCGTCGGAGCTCTTGCAGCAAACTGGGGCCGAGGCCTCTCCTGGAAGGGAACCGTGCTGGGTAGGGTGTGACCCTTCCTCTCCAGAAGCCACCCAGCCCAGCTCACTCACCTCAATGTCCTCGTAGTCCGAGCAGTCCCAGCGGTAGGCCAGCGTGGCATTTTTCCGCTTCCAGTACTCCAGAAACAGTACCGCCCACAGCGCCATGAACAGACTGAAGAAAACAGTGCCACCGTGGTCAAAGAGCCGCCCAGCCTGGAGGGGAGAGGGGCATCCGCGTCTTCCCAGGGACTAGTGGTCCTCTCACACATCCGTTCTCTAACGGACCATCTTCCCACACAGGCCCACCACGAtgccccagactcacagagaaaaGCGGAAAAGTGTTCTGCTCAGGAGCCACAAGTACCTAGTTTTACCCGGTCTCGGgaattttggtttgtttatttatttgtttgtttgtttattcatttatttatttatttttaaaagttttatttatttattatttatgcagtATTCTCACAACCCGGCaaaggcatttctttttctttttaagttttatttatttattatatatataataatctgCCTGCAtctatccctgcaggccagaagagggcaccaaatctcactgcaggtggttgtgagccaccatgtggttgctgggaattggactcaggacctctggaagagcaggcaaagctcttaaccactgagtcatctctccagtccgatttatttattttttttattaagagtaCCTTCAAACTCACCATGCCACTGAGGAAGAcattgaattcctgatcctcttgcctctatctcGGGCATACTACAGTCTTTATGTGGAGGGGTTCAAACCCAGGCAAGAGCTCAACAGTTTGACCAGGCGGGGAATACATTTCACACACAAGGCAAACAGGAATCAGGGGGCTTGGGAGCTGTAGTGGGTTGGATCGTGACTCTCAGGAGATGTGTCCCTTGACGTCATCTCATCTGGAGTAGGAGGCTTTGTATCATAGAGGTAACTAAGGTTAGGGGCAGCAAAGTTAACAGAGCTTGCCGAGGGCTCTGACTTCACAGGTAGAGCCAGGATCTATGGGAGCTGCAAGCCCCCAACGCCTTCACCCCATCTCTTGTTCCATACCTGGGCCAGAGAGCAGGCACTGGAGAGCAGCCAAAAAGAACAGTCGGGGCAGAGCGGGCACATGTCAAAGCCATCGGAATTGTGGCACAGCTCCTGCCTGTGGGGTGTAGGTGGTTCCAGGAACCGAAGAGCTGCACCCCCTCCCAAgtcagccccacccctccccttcaCGCCGTCCCTGCTCTTCCAGCCCTAGAACTTTgggttattgttttattttttgagacagggtctcacatagcccaggctggtcttgaactacgTAGCTGAGGATTCCTTG
Proteins encoded in this window:
- the Ano7 gene encoding anoctamin-7, which gives rise to MLRKRAREEDNAVLIDMASLEPGNGSSYGSTAHAAEAGKQQVAPSRVGSPAQPPIDFVLVWEEDLRNQESPSQDKTDTHEIWRETFLENLRLAGLNVDQHDVQDKATAVHYVLLRAPWAVLCYYAEDLRLKLPLQEFPNQASNWSAMLLEWLGIPNILLEQVPDTPPEYYSCQFKASKLRWFLGSGNQDTFFTSTKRHQILFEILAKTQYGHEKKCFFGIDQLLAEGAFSAAFPLHDGPISAVPENSQVLGLTQRQVLLQYWARWSKWCKYQPLDHVRRYFGEKVALYFAWLGFYTGWLLPAAVVGTVVFLVGCFLVFSDVPTQELCHNSDGFDMCPLCPDCSFWLLSSACSLAQAGRLFDHGGTVFFSLFMALWAVLFLEYWKRKNATLAYRWDCSDYEDIEERPRPQFAARAPTTALNPITGEDEPYFPEKRRVHRMLAGSVVLLMMVAVVIMCLVSIILYRAILAVVVSKSENAFLSAWAPRIASLTGSVVNLVFIVILSKVYVVLAQVLTRWEMHRTQTAFEDAFTLKVFIFQFVNFYASPVYIAFFKGRFVGYPGNYHTLFGVRNEECAAGGCLIELAQELLVIMVGKQVINNVQEVLVPKLRGCWQRWYSRRRKAGMGTHPAPWEADYQLLPCEGLFHEYLEMVLQFGFVTIFVAACPLAPLFALLNNWVEIRLDARKFVCEYRRPVAERAQDIGIWFHILAGLTHLAVISNAFLLAFSSDFLPRAYYRWTRAPDLRGFLNFTLARAPSTFAAAHNRTCRYRAFRDNDGHYSQTYWTLLAIRLAFVIVFEHVVFSIGRLLDLLVPDIPESVEIKVKREYYLAKQALAENEALLGASGVKDDRLPSSESGPSSLGS